ACCGCATGATCCAGGGCATGTTGGCGAACCAGGGCACGAAGATGAGCGTCGACCGCGCCCATCGGCTCTGGAAGCTCGCCGGCCTCCAGGTGGCGCGTCGGCGCCCGCGCAAGCGCGTGGCGACAAGGCGGCCGAGACCAACGCCGCCGAACAGCCCGAACCACCTCTGGGCGATGGACTTCGTCCACGACACCTGTGCGGACGGTCGCGCCCTCAAGTGCCTCACGGTCGTCGACGAGTGGACCAGGGAGAGCCTCGCCATCGACGTCCGCAGCGCCATCCGCGGCCCCCGCGTCGTCGAGGTGCTCAGCCGACTCGTCAGCGACCGCGGGGCGCCGCGCTACATCCGCACGGACAACGGGCCGGAGTTCGCGTCGAAGGCGCTGCTCGCCTGGATGAACAAGGTCGGCATCGAGAGCGCCTTCATTGACCCCGGCAAACCATGGCAGAACGGGACGAACGAGAGCTTCAATGGTCGATTCCGCGACGAGTGCCTCGGAATCGAGTGGTTTCGAACGCCCGCCGAGGCCCGTGCCGTCATCGAAGGATGGCGACTGCATTACAACGGTGCGCGGCCACATTCGAGTCTCGGGGGATTGACGCCGAATGCGTTCAGGATGAAGTGCACGAAGGAAGAGAGACAGCGGAGTCGGGCAAGTTTGTAGAAACGCGT
The sequence above is drawn from the Phycisphaeraceae bacterium genome and encodes:
- a CDS encoding IS3 family transposase (programmed frameshift), which translates into the protein MRKSKFTEEQMVRILREADKAPVADVAKKHGISGETLYTWRRKFGTMNVDDAKRLKSLEAENAKLKKLLAERMLDIEILKDINFKKMVSAPARRRQVVHAQKRWRVSVRRACALLRVARSSVKYVSKREAADAPAVAKMRELAARYPRYGYRMIQGMLANQGTKMSVDRAHRLWKLAGLQVARRRPRKRVATRRPRPTPPNSPNHLWAMDFVHDTCADGRALKCLTVVDEWTRESLAIDVRSAIRGPRVVEVLSRLVSDRGAPRYIRTDNGPEFASKALLAWMNKVGIESAFIDPGKPWQNGTNESFNGRFRDECLGIEWFRTPAEARAVIEGWRLHYNGARPHSSLGGLTPNAFRMKCTKEERQRSRASL